One Cupriavidus pauculus genomic window, ACGTTCAGCAGCATGCCGATGGTCACGAAGAACAGCCCCAGCAGCACGTCGCGGAACGGCTTGATGTCCTCTTCCACCTGATGCCGGTACGGTGTCTCGGAGATCAGCATGCCGGCGAGGAAGGCACCCAGCGCCATGGAAAGGCCCAGCCGCTCGGTCAGCGCGGCCATGCCGAGCGTCACCAGCAGCAGGTTCAGCATGAACAGCTCCTGCGACCGGCGTGCCGCCACGATATGGAACCAGCGGCTCATGAGCCGCTGGCCCACGAAGAAGATCAGGCTCAGCGCGACCACGATCTTGACGGTGGCCAGGCCGAGCGCGGCCACGAGGTCGCCCGGGTCCCGCGACAGCGCCGGGATGATGATCAGCAGCGGCACCACGGCCAGATCCTGGAACAGCAGCACGCTGATGATGTTGCGCCCGTGCTCGCTTTCGAGCTCCATGCGCTCGGACAGCATCTTGGAGACGATGGCCGTGGACGACATGGCCAGCGCGCCGCCCAGCGCGATCGACGCCTGCCATGACAAGGGGAACAGCCAGCTGAACAGCCAGCTCGCCGGCAGCACCACGAGCATCGACAGCACCACCTGCGACCCGCCCAGCCCGAATACGAGCCGCTTCATCGCACGCAGCTTGCCGAGGCTGAACTCGAGCCCGATCGAGAACATCAGGAAGACCACGCCGAATTCGGCCAGGTATTTGGTCTGGGCCGAATCGCTGGCCAGGCCGAGCGCGTGAGGACCGATCAGGATGCCCACCGCCAGATAACCGAGCATCGGGGGCAATTGCAGCATGCGGAAGGCCACCACGCCGAACACGGCGGCGGCCAGCAGTACCAGGGTCAGTTCCAGCGGAGAATGCATGCGGCAGCGGTTCGGACGTCTTAAACAGGCGGAAACGAAACAAGCGGAAACGAGCAGGAACAACCGGGATGCGCGCGGATCGAACGGCCACGCACGCGCGCCGGACGGCACGCCAGACGCCATCGCATTCGTTGGTATACTCCGTCGCCATGATAGCCAATTTCGATGCGGATCGAGCACTTCGTCTCGGCCGCGACACCCTCCAGATCGAAGCCGACGCGGTTCGCGGGCTGATCGACCGACTGACCCCCGATTTCGCGGACGCCGTGCGCCTGTTACTGGCCTGCACCGGCCGCGTGGTCGTGTCCGGCATCGGCAAGTCGGGCCACATCGGCCGCAAGGTCGCCGCGACCCTCGCCTCCACCGGAACGCCGTCGTTCTTCGTGCATCCGGCCGAGGCCAGCCATGGCGACCTCGGCATGATCACGCGCGACGACGTGCTCATCGCGTTCTCGAACTCGGGCGAAACGGGCGAGCTGCTGTCGATCGTGCCCATCGTCAAGCGCATGGGCGCGCGGCTGATCTCGATTACCGGCAACCCGGCCTCGAATCTGGCCCGGCTGTCCGACGTGCACCTCAATGGCGCGGTGGAAACCGAGGCCTGTCCGCTGAACCTGGCCCCGACCGCCAGCACCACCGCCGCGCTCGCGCTCGGCGACGCGCTGGCCGTGGCGGTGCTGGACGCACGCGGGTTCGGCGAGGAAGACTTCGCGCGCTCCCACCCGGGCGGCGCGCTCGGCCGCAAGCTGCTGACCCACGTGTGCGACGTCATGCGTACCGGCAACGCGGTGCCCGAGGTGCGCGAGAACACCCCGCTCGCGCAGGCGCTGATGGAAATCACGCGCAAGGGCATGGCCATGACGGCCGTGGTCGACGACGCGGGCCACGCCATCGGCGTGTTCACGGACGGCGACCTGCGCCGGCTGCTGGAAACCCCGCGCGACTGGCGCGTCGTGCCCATCGGCGAGGTCATGCACGCGAATCCGCGCACGGTGCTGCAGGACGCGCTGGCCGTCGAGGCCGTACAGATCATGGAAGCCAACCGCATCAACCAGCTGCTGGTGGTGGATGGCGACGGACGCCTGACCGGGGCGCTCCATATCCATGACCTGACGCGCGCCAAGGTCATCTGACCAGGCGCCGGCCACCATGCAGGCACTCCTCGCCAAACTGACCGGGCTCGTCATGCGGCTGCTGCCGCTGCTGCTGATGGCGATCGTTGCCGGCAGCACGTTCTGGCTCGTCGAGATCAACTCGCCGCGCGAGGACAAGGCCGCGGTCACGGGCAAGCGCCACGAGCCCGACTATTACATCGACAATTTCTCGGCCACCGAGCTCGCGCAGGACGGCAGCACCAAGCTGCGGTTCACCGGCATCAAGATGATCCACTTCGAGGACGACCAGACCTACGAGGTGACGCGCCCCGCCATGCGCGCGTACGAACCGGACCGCCCGCCCGTGACCGCCAACGCCGACCGCGGCGTGATGAACAGCGAGGGCTCGATCATCGATCTCTACGGCAATGCGTTCATCGTGCGGCAGGCTGGCACGGACCTCAGCAAGGACCCGCGCATGACCGCGGCCTCGCAGTATTTCCAACTGCTGGTGAACGACGACATCGTGAAAACCAACCAGCCCGTGCAACTGGTGCGCGGCCCTTCCGTGATGAACGCAAACGGGCTGATCTTCAACAACGTCACCCGCGAAGTACAATTGCTGGGTAACGTTCGCGGCACCATCATCACGGGGCCGCCTTCGGGCCAGGCTCCGAAACCATAAGAAGCGCGCCCATGCAAGACCGTCGCCCCGCGCGCAGCCTTGCCAGGCCGTCATCCAGTCCATTTTCTAGTCCGCTATGACTTCATCCCAGACGACGCCGTCCCGTCGCCGCCCCGCCGCTGTCGCGCTGCTCGCCATGGTCGCCGCCCTCGGGCTATCGCTCGCGGGCCCCGCGCAGGCCGAACGCGCGGATCGCGACAAGCCGCTCGTGCTGGAAGCGGACAACGCCAGCTACGACGACGTCAAGCAGATCTACACGCTGACCGGCAACGTCGTGCTGACCAAGGGTACGATGGTGCTGAAGTCCGATGCGGCCGAACTGCGTACCGATCCCGAGGGTTATCAGTACGCAATCGCGACCGCCAAGCCGGGACGCCAGGCCTATATCCGCCAGAAGCGCGACGGCGTGGACGAGTACATCGACGGCTGGGGCGACCGCATCGAATACGACGGCAAGCAGGAACTGTCGCGGCTGATCGGCCATGCCCGCGCGGCGCGCGTCGCCGGCACGAAGGTCATCGACGAGATCCGCGGCGCGCTGATCACGTACGACAGCCGCAACGAGTTCTACACCGCCGCGGGCGGCGGAGACACGACCGCCGCCGGCGCGCCGTCCTCGGGCCGCGTGCGCGCGGTGCTGTCGCCGCGCGCGGACGCGAGCGCGCCCGCCGCGCCGCTGGACCTGAAGCCCTCGCCAGTCCCGTCGCCCAACTCGTCGCAGAACCCGTCGCCGGCCAAGCCCTGAGCCCCGCGCTCCGGGCCCGAAGCACCCCAACGCAGCAGTCATGAACGATACCGCCACGCTCGCCAAGCCGATCTCCACCGCCACTGTCTCCAATGGCAGCACGCTCGTCGTGCGCCACCTGAAGAAGCGCTACGGCTCGCGTACCGTCGTCAAGGACGTGTCGCTCGACGTCAAGAGCGGCGAGGTGGTCGGGCTGCTGGGCCCGAACGGCGCGGGCAAGACGACCTCGTTCTACATGATCGTGGGCCTCGTCGCGCTCGACGAAGGCGACATCGTGCTCGATGGCGACCACATCAGCGGCCTGCCGATCCACGAGCGCGCGCGCATGGGCCTGTCGTACCTGCCGCAGGAAGCGTCGGTCTTCCGCAAGCTCAACGTGGAAGAGAACATTCGCGCGGTGCTCGAGCTGCAGCAGGAGAACGGCAAGCCGCTCAAGAAGGACGAGATGAACAAGCGGCTGGACACGCTGCTCGACGATCTCCAGATCGCGCACCTGCGCAACAACCCCGCGCTGTCCCTGTCCGGCGGCGAGCGCCGCCGCGTGGAAATCGCGCGCGCGCTGGCCTCCTCGCCCCGCTTCATCCTGCTCGACGAGCCGTTCGCGGGCGTGGATCCGATCGCCGTCGGCGAAATCCAGCGTATCGTCAGCTTCCTCAAGGCACGCAACATCGGCGTGCTGATCACCGACCACAACGTGCGCGAAACGCTCGGCATCTGCGACCACGCGTACATCATCAGCGAAGGCACGGTGCTCGCCGAGGGCCAGCCCGAGGACATCATCGCCAACGAATCCGTGCGGCGCGTCTACCTGGGCGAAAACTTCCGGATGTGATGCCCCGGCCGCGAGTGCGGCCGCTCACATTCGCGCTCGGTCAGACACGATCACCGAGCCAAAGCGATAGGCGATAGCAATTTCCGTTCCATCGACGAGAAGATGCGCATAGAATAGGTCGCATGAAACCGTCGCTTCAGCTTCGCCTCTCCCAGCACCTTGCCCTTACCCCCCAACTGCAGCAGTCGATCCGGCTGCTGCAGCTCTCGACGTTGGAGCTCCAGCAGGAAGTGGAGCAGGCTCTGACGGAGAATCCCCTGCTCGAGCGCGAAAACGACTGGATCGAGAGCCCGCTGCGCGTGGCCGCCGATGGCTCCGTCAACGTGCAGAGCGCCCCCGCGCCCGCCCCGGCCGAGCCGCAGGGCAACGGCGAGGAGCGCGCGGAAGGCGCGGGCGGCAGCGACGAGGAAGGCTTCGGCGGCGATAACACCAGCGAGGACTACGGCAACGACTGGAGCCTCGACGATTTCGCGCGCCGTCCGCAGGGCGACGAGGACGAGAAGACGCCGATGCAGTTGCGCGACGCGGAACCCACGCTGCGCGAGCATCTGATGGAACAGGTCGCGCCGCTGAAGATTTCCCTGCGCGACAAGGGCCTGGCGGTGTTCCTGATCGAGTCGCTCGACGACGATGGCTATCTCGGCGCCACCCTCGAAGAAATTTTCTCGGAACTGCCCGAGGAACTCGAGTTCGAAATAGAGGAAGTGCAGTCGATGCTCACGCTGCTGCAGAGCTTCGATCCGCCCGGCGTGGGCGCGCGCAATGCGGCGGAATGTCTCACGCTGCAGCTGCGCCGCATCTCGCATCCGCAACGCGATCTTGCATCGTCGATCGTCAACCACCATCTGGAGTTACTGGCGGTGCGTGATTACACGCGCCTCAAGAAAGCGCTCCAGGTGGACGAAATAGCATTGAAGGCCGCGCACGATCTGATCCGCTCGCTAGCACCGTATCCCGGGCACGCCTATAGCAGGCCCGAGGCCGATTTCGTGGTGCCCGACGTGTTCGTGCGCAAGAGCGGAGGTGGCTGGATTGCCCAGCTGAATCCCGATGTGATGCCGCGATTACGCATCAACGACATGTACGCGCAGATCCTGCGCGGCGCGAAGGGCGAATCGGGCACTGCGGGGCTGCAGCAGAAGCTTCAGGAGGCGCGGTGGCTCATCAAGAACATACAGCAGCGCTTCGATACGATCCTGCGTGTGGCGCAGGCTATCGTCGAACGGCAGAAGAACTTTTTCACCCATGGGGAAATCGCGATGCGCCCCTTGGTTTTGAGGGAGATAGCCGATACACTCGGTTTACATGAGTCCACGATTTCGCGCGTGACCACGAACAAGTACATGGCCACGCCGATGGGGACTTTCGAGTTGAAGTACTTCTTCGGGAGCCACGTGTCCACCGAAACGGGTGGCGCAGCTTCATCCACGGCAATCCGCGCGCTGATCAAGCAACTCATAGGAGCCGAAGACCCCAAGAATCCCCTTTCCGACAGCCGCATCGCCGAACTGTTGGGCGAGCAGGGCTTTGTGGTCGCGCGGCGCACCGTCGCCAAATACCGCGAAGCGCTCAAGATCCCGGCAGTGAATCTCCGCAAGACTTTGTAGCCGAGTTGCACCGTCTGCCTGGTGTGACTCTTTCAGAAGGAGAAACGCTATGAACTTCAAGATCAGTGGACACCACCTGGACATCACGCCCCCTCTGCGTGAGTACGTGGAAACGAAACTGGAGCGTATCGTCAGGCATTTCGATCAAGTCATCGGTGTGAGCGTGCTGCTATCGGTCGACAACCACAAGGAAAAGGAACGGCGGCAGTATGCGGAAATCAATCTGCATCTGAAGGGCAAGGACATCTTCGTCGAAGCGCATCATGAAGACCTGTATGCGGCGATCGACTGTCTGGTCGACAAGCTCGACCGTCAGGTCATCCGCTACAAGGATCGCGTGCAGGGCCACGACCGCGAAGCCCTGAAGTACCAGATGGCTGCCGCGCAAATGCAGCAGCAATAAACACCGACGCGCGACGCCAACGTCGCCAAGGAGTGATACGAAGAGAGCAAAGCCGCGCAATCAGCGCGGCTTTTTTGATGGGCGCCCGATACTCGCGGCGCGTGGTCCGCCAGCCACGGGGAGTTGCAACCGTGCGGCGTCGGTGTATGCTGCGCCATACATGTACAAAGGAGACTGGCGTTCGCCGCCCGGAGTTGGCGACCGGTAGTGACCGGTATGGCGCAACGCTGCGGTGCACAAGGAACCGATGCCGCTGCTCTATAATGGCCGGACGCTTTACACCCCCAAGATACCCGCGCATCGCCCATGAATCGTTTGGCCAAACTGCTGCCACCCGGCAACATCACTCTCGACGTCAGCGTCACCAGCAAGAAGCGGGTGTTCGAGCAGGCCGGGCTCCTGTTCGAGAACAACCATGGCGTGGCACGCGCCACCGTGACCGACAATCTGTTCGCGCGGGAATCGCTCGGCTCGACCGGCCTGGGTGCCGGGGTCGCGATTCCGCACGGCCGCATCAAGGGGCTCAAGCAGCCGCTGGCCGGCTTTATGCGCCTGGCCGAGCCGATCCCGTTTGAATCGCCCGATGGCAAGCCCGTATCGCTGCTGATCTTCCTGCTCGTGCCCGAGCAGGCCACGCAGCAGCATCTGGAAATCCTGTCGGAGATCGCACAGCTGTTATCGGACCGCGAGATGCGCGACGGGCTCGCAACCCTGCCCACGCCCGAGGCGGTGCACCAGTTGCTGACCGAATGGCACCCATGAGGTCCCGCGGGAACGGCGGGGCTACCCGCTGCTGATCCGCGCGCCCGAGCGGCGCCAGCCACGGTGCCTGCCCCCTCCCAACCACCGCCCCACGTAATCGCATGGAACTCACCGGCGTCACCTCGCAGTCGATCTTCGACGACAACGCAGCCGATATCAAACTCTCGTGGGTGGCCGGACTGGAAGGCGCCGACCGTGCGTTCGACGTCGAGTTCGCGCGCGAGGCCACATCGGCGGCGGACCTCGTGGGTCACTTGAACCTGATCCATCCGAACCGCATCCAGGTGCTCGGCAAACCCGAGATCCTGTACTACCAGCGGCTCGACGACGAGCCGCGCAAGCGCCAGATGGGCGAGCTGATCCTGCTCGAGCCGCCGTTCCTCGTCGTGGCCGATGGCATGGAGCCGCCGCCCGACCTGGAACTGCGCTGCACGCGCTCTTCGACGCCGCTGTTCACCACGCCCGTGTCGTCGGCCGCGGTCATCGATCATCTGCGCCTGTACCTGTCGCGCATTTCGGCGCCGCGCGTGACCATGCACGGCGTGTTCCTCGACATTCTCGGCATGGGCGTGCTGATCATGGGCGAATCGGGCCTCGGCAAGAGTGAACTCGGCCTCGAACTGATCTCGCGCGGCCATGGCCTCGTGGCCGACGATGCGGTGGACTTCGTGCGCTTGGGCCCCGATTTCGTGGAAGGCCGCTGCCCGCCGCTGCTGCAGAACCTGCTCGAGGTACGCGGACTGGGCCTCCTCGATATCAAGACGATCTTCGGGGAAACCGCGGTCCGGCGAAAAATGAAGATCAAGCTCGTGGTGCAGCTCGTGCGCCGGAACGACGGCGAATTCGAGCGCCTGCCGCTCGATTCGCAATACCTCGACGTGCTCGGGCTGCCGATCCACATGGTGAAGATCCAGGTGGCGGCCGGCCGAAACCTCGCCGTGCTGGTGGAAGCCGCCGTGCGCAACACGATCCTGCGCCTGCGAGGCATCGACACGCTGCGCGACTTCATGGACCGTCAGCGCGCGGCCATGCAGGCCGATGTCGTATCGCGCGGGCAGGGCCGGCTGCTCTGAACGTCGCGGACAGGCGCCGCGCGGTCAACCTCGCCGGCATGGCCCACGTTGTGTGCGTTGACGGGCATGAAAAGCCCGCATGTTTTCCTGTGGTTCCACCCCCAAGGAGAGAGAAGCATGAAAAAGCTGATCGCGATGTGCGTGCTGGTAACCCCGCTGATCGCCACGGGCGCGTTTGCCCAGGGCGCTTCCGCTCCCGCGGCGGCTGCTGGCAACAGCCAGCAGGACCGGATGAAGGCATGCAACACGCAGGCCACGGGCAAGAAAGGCGACGATCGCAAGAAATTCATGAGCGATTGCCTGTCGGGCAAGCCCACGGCCGCCGCCGAGCCCAAGACGCAGCAGGAAAAGATGTCCGCCTGCAGCAAGCAGGGCAAGGGCAAGAAGGGCGACGACTACAAGGCATTCATGAAAGATTGCCTCTCCAAACCCGCCGCTTGATGTCGAATGGCGGCGTCATGTCATGACGTCGCCATCACCCGGTGCTATCCTTGCGGGTGCCATGCGAATCATTCTCATCACCGGAATCTCCGGCTCCGGCAAGTCCGTTGCGCTGAACGTCCTCGAAGATGCGGGCTATTACTGCGTCGACAACCTGCCGGCGCAGTTCATCCCCGATCTCGCGAGTTATCTGTCCTCCCAGGGCTATACGCACCTCGGCGTGGCCACCGATATTCGCAGCCGCGAATCGCTCGCGCGCTTACCCGAGACCGTACGCGACCTCGGACGCGATCATCAGGTGCAGGTGCTGTTCCTGACCGCGAACACCGATGCGCTCGTCCAGCGCTACTCGGAATCGCGCCGACGCCATCCGCTCTCCGTCCGTACCGAGGCCACGCCGTTGCTCGAGCAGCAGGCCAGCGTGGAGCCGGTGTACAACGATCGCTCGCTGATCGAGGCCATCGAGATGGAGCGCGAGCTGCTGAGTCCGCTCTCGGATTCGGCCCATCGTATCGATACCAGCAACGTGCGCACGAACACGCTGCGCAGCTGGATCAAGGATCTCATCCGCGACAGCCATATGCAGCAGCTGACGCTGCTGTTCGAGTCGTTCGGCTTCAAGCACGGCGTGCCGAGCGATGCGGACATGGTGTTCGACGTGCGCTCGCTGCCGAACCCGTACTACGACCTCGCGCTGCGCCCGCTCACGGGCCGCGACGCGCCCGTGGTGGACTTCCTGCAGAGCCAGCCGCTGGTGCTCGCCATGGCGGAAGATATCCGCGCCTATGTGGAAAAGTGGCTGCCGAGTTTCATCGCGGACAACCGCAGCTATCTCACGGTTGCCATCGGTTGCACGGGCGGGCAACATCGCTCCGTGTTCATCGCGGAAAGACTTGCCAACTACTTCCGGGCACATGGTAATGTGCTGGTCAGACACCGCGAGCTGGCACCGGGCTGATCGGCGTTTTCCGATCGACATGGGTGGCTCCGCGCGGCGCGACACGGTCCGTGCACCCATGGCTATCCATGTCCACCCATCCGCCTTCTCCTCACCGTTCCGTCCCGACGGACGACGCTGACACCGCGCGCGTCATCCTCGACGAGCTGCCGCTGTTTCCCCTCCATACGGTGCTGTTCCCCGATGGCCGCCTGCCATTGCGCGTCTTCGAGAAGCGTTACGTGGACATGGTGCGTGGCTGCCTGCGCGACGGCAGCGCATTCGGCGTATGCCTGATCGCCAGCGGTCAGGAAGTGGCGCGTCCCGAAGATCCCACCGTGCCGGAGTCGGTCGGCTGCCTGGCCGAAATCGTCGATTGCAACATGGAGCAGCTGGGCGTGCTGCTGATCGAGGCACGCGGGCGCCAGCGCTTTCGCGTGCTGTCGCACGAGACGCGCGACGACGGCCTGCTCGTGGCGCGCGCGGAAGTGCTGCCCGACGACATCATCGACTGCAAGCTCGAACTGCTTGGCGAATGCCTGTCCGCCCTGCGGCGCATCGTCTCGTCGATCCACGCGGAGTCGCCCGACAACATGCCGTTCGCGGAGCCGTACCAGTGGGACGATCCCACCTGGGTCGCCAACCGGCTGTGCGAGCTGCTACCGGTTCCGCTCAAGGCCAAGCAGATGCTGATGGAACTGCCCGACGCGGGCATGCGTATCGAGATCGTGCACCGCTATATGCGGCAGCACCATATCGTCTGAATCGTCCAGGCTAGAACAGTCCGCCGCGCGCCTGGTCTTCGAGCAGGCGGCGCACCGGCGCCGGCGTCCCGAGTGCGTCGAGATCATCGAGCGACAGCCAGCGCCGCGCGGGATCCTCGACATGCGAGACCGCGTCGAGGTCCACGCGAATCGCGCGAATCAGCAACCGGAAATGCGTGAACACATGCGTGAGCTCGCCCGCGAGCATCGCGCGCGACGGCGTGCCGAATGCGCGGGCCTGCGCGAGCGCGGCATCCTCGGCCGCTTCGATATCGAACGGCACGGTGTCCACCGGCATCTCGGGCAGGCTCCACAATCCACCCCAGATACCGCTGTCGGGCCGCAGGCCCAGCAGCACGTCGCGGCCATGCCGCATGACGAGCATGACGGTGCTGCGCTCGGGAATCGCGGCACGCGGCTTGGGCGTCGGCAGCACGGCGGTCAGCCCGTCGCGGCGCGCGACGCAGTCGGCCGCGAGCGGGCATGCGTCGGCATTGGCGAGGCACGCGGGCTTGCCGCGCGAGCACACGGTCGCGCCGAGGTCCATCAGACCCTGCGTGTACGCGATCATGTCCTCGGCCTGGTTCGGGCCCGCCGGTGGCAGCGCCTGCCCGGCCAGTTGCCACATGCGCGTCTCGATCGCGCGTTCGCCCGGATAACCCTCGATGCCGAACACGCGCGCAAAGACGCGCTTGACGTTGCCATCGAGAATGGGCGAGCGCACGCCCGCGCTGAACGCGGCAATCGCCGCGGCGGTCGAGCGGCCGATGCCGGGCAGCGTCACCAGTACATCGGGGTCGGTCGGAAACACGCCGCCGTGCTCGTCCATCACGGCCTTGGCACAGCGGTGCAGATTACGGGCGCGCGAGTAGTAGCCGAGGCCCGCCCACAGCGCCATGACCTCGTCGGCCGGGGCGGCCGCGAGCGCGGCGACGGTCGGCAACTGGGTGACGAAGCGCTGGAAATACTCGATGACGGCCGCGACCTGCGTCTGCTGCAGCATGATCTCGGACAGCCAGATGCGATAGGCGTCGCGCGTGTTCTGCCACGGCAGGTCGTGGCGGCCGTGCCGGCGCTGCCAGTTCACGACGCGCATGCCGAAATCGGTCGGCACGGAGATCGGCGCTTGCGAGGAGGGGGATAAGGGAGACGCGGACTTGCGGGGCATGCGGCGAGACAGTGCGGCAGGGGTGAGGGAGACGAGGTGGGGGAGATATTACCCCACCCCCTCCCTCGTCAGGCCGCGCGCGCGCCCGCCTCG contains:
- a CDS encoding SIS domain-containing protein, whose product is MIANFDADRALRLGRDTLQIEADAVRGLIDRLTPDFADAVRLLLACTGRVVVSGIGKSGHIGRKVAATLASTGTPSFFVHPAEASHGDLGMITRDDVLIAFSNSGETGELLSIVPIVKRMGARLISITGNPASNLARLSDVHLNGAVETEACPLNLAPTASTTAALALGDALAVAVLDARGFGEEDFARSHPGGALGRKLLTHVCDVMRTGNAVPEVRENTPLAQALMEITRKGMAMTAVVDDAGHAIGVFTDGDLRRLLETPRDWRVVPIGEVMHANPRTVLQDALAVEAVQIMEANRINQLLVVDGDGRLTGALHIHDLTRAKVI
- the lptC gene encoding LPS export ABC transporter periplasmic protein LptC, whose amino-acid sequence is MQALLAKLTGLVMRLLPLLLMAIVAGSTFWLVEINSPREDKAAVTGKRHEPDYYIDNFSATELAQDGSTKLRFTGIKMIHFEDDQTYEVTRPAMRAYEPDRPPVTANADRGVMNSEGSIIDLYGNAFIVRQAGTDLSKDPRMTAASQYFQLLVNDDIVKTNQPVQLVRGPSVMNANGLIFNNVTREVQLLGNVRGTIITGPPSGQAPKP
- the lptA gene encoding lipopolysaccharide transport periplasmic protein LptA, which encodes MTSSQTTPSRRRPAAVALLAMVAALGLSLAGPAQAERADRDKPLVLEADNASYDDVKQIYTLTGNVVLTKGTMVLKSDAAELRTDPEGYQYAIATAKPGRQAYIRQKRDGVDEYIDGWGDRIEYDGKQELSRLIGHARAARVAGTKVIDEIRGALITYDSRNEFYTAAGGGDTTAAGAPSSGRVRAVLSPRADASAPAAPLDLKPSPVPSPNSSQNPSPAKP
- the lptB gene encoding LPS export ABC transporter ATP-binding protein, whose translation is MNDTATLAKPISTATVSNGSTLVVRHLKKRYGSRTVVKDVSLDVKSGEVVGLLGPNGAGKTTSFYMIVGLVALDEGDIVLDGDHISGLPIHERARMGLSYLPQEASVFRKLNVEENIRAVLELQQENGKPLKKDEMNKRLDTLLDDLQIAHLRNNPALSLSGGERRRVEIARALASSPRFILLDEPFAGVDPIAVGEIQRIVSFLKARNIGVLITDHNVRETLGICDHAYIISEGTVLAEGQPEDIIANESVRRVYLGENFRM
- a CDS encoding RNA polymerase factor sigma-54, whose amino-acid sequence is MKPSLQLRLSQHLALTPQLQQSIRLLQLSTLELQQEVEQALTENPLLERENDWIESPLRVAADGSVNVQSAPAPAPAEPQGNGEERAEGAGGSDEEGFGGDNTSEDYGNDWSLDDFARRPQGDEDEKTPMQLRDAEPTLREHLMEQVAPLKISLRDKGLAVFLIESLDDDGYLGATLEEIFSELPEELEFEIEEVQSMLTLLQSFDPPGVGARNAAECLTLQLRRISHPQRDLASSIVNHHLELLAVRDYTRLKKALQVDEIALKAAHDLIRSLAPYPGHAYSRPEADFVVPDVFVRKSGGGWIAQLNPDVMPRLRINDMYAQILRGAKGESGTAGLQQKLQEARWLIKNIQQRFDTILRVAQAIVERQKNFFTHGEIAMRPLVLREIADTLGLHESTISRVTTNKYMATPMGTFELKYFFGSHVSTETGGAASSTAIRALIKQLIGAEDPKNPLSDSRIAELLGEQGFVVARRTVAKYREALKIPAVNLRKTL
- the hpf gene encoding ribosome hibernation-promoting factor, HPF/YfiA family, which produces MNFKISGHHLDITPPLREYVETKLERIVRHFDQVIGVSVLLSVDNHKEKERRQYAEINLHLKGKDIFVEAHHEDLYAAIDCLVDKLDRQVIRYKDRVQGHDREALKYQMAAAQMQQQ
- the ptsN gene encoding PTS IIA-like nitrogen regulatory protein PtsN → MNRLAKLLPPGNITLDVSVTSKKRVFEQAGLLFENNHGVARATVTDNLFARESLGSTGLGAGVAIPHGRIKGLKQPLAGFMRLAEPIPFESPDGKPVSLLIFLLVPEQATQQHLEILSEIAQLLSDREMRDGLATLPTPEAVHQLLTEWHP
- the hprK gene encoding HPr(Ser) kinase/phosphatase, which codes for MELTGVTSQSIFDDNAADIKLSWVAGLEGADRAFDVEFAREATSAADLVGHLNLIHPNRIQVLGKPEILYYQRLDDEPRKRQMGELILLEPPFLVVADGMEPPPDLELRCTRSSTPLFTTPVSSAAVIDHLRLYLSRISAPRVTMHGVFLDILGMGVLIMGESGLGKSELGLELISRGHGLVADDAVDFVRLGPDFVEGRCPPLLQNLLEVRGLGLLDIKTIFGETAVRRKMKIKLVVQLVRRNDGEFERLPLDSQYLDVLGLPIHMVKIQVAAGRNLAVLVEAAVRNTILRLRGIDTLRDFMDRQRAAMQADVVSRGQGRLL
- a CDS encoding PsiF family protein, producing the protein MKKLIAMCVLVTPLIATGAFAQGASAPAAAAGNSQQDRMKACNTQATGKKGDDRKKFMSDCLSGKPTAAAEPKTQQEKMSACSKQGKGKKGDDYKAFMKDCLSKPAA
- the rapZ gene encoding RNase adapter RapZ — encoded protein: MRIILITGISGSGKSVALNVLEDAGYYCVDNLPAQFIPDLASYLSSQGYTHLGVATDIRSRESLARLPETVRDLGRDHQVQVLFLTANTDALVQRYSESRRRHPLSVRTEATPLLEQQASVEPVYNDRSLIEAIEMERELLSPLSDSAHRIDTSNVRTNTLRSWIKDLIRDSHMQQLTLLFESFGFKHGVPSDADMVFDVRSLPNPYYDLALRPLTGRDAPVVDFLQSQPLVLAMAEDIRAYVEKWLPSFIADNRSYLTVAIGCTGGQHRSVFIAERLANYFRAHGNVLVRHRELAPG
- a CDS encoding LON peptidase substrate-binding domain-containing protein, with the translated sequence MSTHPPSPHRSVPTDDADTARVILDELPLFPLHTVLFPDGRLPLRVFEKRYVDMVRGCLRDGSAFGVCLIASGQEVARPEDPTVPESVGCLAEIVDCNMEQLGVLLIEARGRQRFRVLSHETRDDGLLVARAEVLPDDIIDCKLELLGECLSALRRIVSSIHAESPDNMPFAEPYQWDDPTWVANRLCELLPVPLKAKQMLMELPDAGMRIEIVHRYMRQHHIV
- the mutY gene encoding A/G-specific adenine glycosylase, whose product is MPRKSASPLSPSSQAPISVPTDFGMRVVNWQRRHGRHDLPWQNTRDAYRIWLSEIMLQQTQVAAVIEYFQRFVTQLPTVAALAAAPADEVMALWAGLGYYSRARNLHRCAKAVMDEHGGVFPTDPDVLVTLPGIGRSTAAAIAAFSAGVRSPILDGNVKRVFARVFGIEGYPGERAIETRMWQLAGQALPPAGPNQAEDMIAYTQGLMDLGATVCSRGKPACLANADACPLAADCVARRDGLTAVLPTPKPRAAIPERSTVMLVMRHGRDVLLGLRPDSGIWGGLWSLPEMPVDTVPFDIEAAEDAALAQARAFGTPSRAMLAGELTHVFTHFRLLIRAIRVDLDAVSHVEDPARRWLSLDDLDALGTPAPVRRLLEDQARGGLF